A stretch of the Uranotaenia lowii strain MFRU-FL chromosome 3, ASM2978415v1, whole genome shotgun sequence genome encodes the following:
- the LOC129757586 gene encoding uncharacterized protein LOC129757586, with translation MDKTKLLALLIASALCQTCRAGRIAFPESSQSSASSKDQSQAQARSLNVAPSASSRQEEFEGRSYQGGYSQSAGKRPDYSRYSVYEHEDDYARPSTTYYATTTTARPYTSIATTRQAYNRQPNAYFNRLPPAKNDDPIEAEDDYSDEEDVEEAPDPPSSPASSSAADYSSSSNGGYGGKPVEFNNIFYGLNDKFGGLNLGNLFGENRRKHKFKFKRRKPGQPCIPYDVFNRLRNGRDANGNRIEPKTLYPPLSLVLADVNYYSPQNHYNGHGGASDTGSGATFNNHYYDAVGGYPCVGVNFGHKPHRPLRPHGGPLGFFGQGGLFDWTTSNDAVQSDTGEDDGTTTGGSGTKPQVVFNLNDAIDTVATNWKPGQGFQSMMQVLAEFITSVAGGAPVAAGDVVGDAVDTVRKVNKEFTSLFTG, from the exons ATGGATAAAACGAAACTG TTAGCTCTACTGATTGCAAGCGCCCTCTGTCAAACGTGTCGAGCTGGTCGAATAGCGTTCCCAGAAAGCTCACAATCATCAGCTTCTTCAAAAGACCAGTCACAAGCCCAAGCCAGAAGTCTGAACGTTGCCCCTTCAGCGTCTTCCCGACAGGAAGAGTTCGAAGGTCGCAGCTATCAAGGAGGTTACAGTCAATCGGCCGGTAAACGACCCGACTACAGTCGCTACAGCGTCTATGAACACGAGGATGACTACGCACGTCCTTCAACGACGTACTATGCGACAACTACGACGGCACGGCCTTATACCAGTATTGCCACAACTCGACAAGCCTACAATAGGCAGCCGAACGCATACTTCAATCGACTTCCACCGGCAAAGAATGACGATCCGATTGAAGCGGAAGACGATTACAGTGACGAGGAAGACGTTGAAGAAGCTCCCGATCCACCGAGTAGTCCGGCAAGCTCGTCGGCAGCAGATTACAGTAGCAGCAGTAACGGTGGGTACGGTGGAAAGCCAGTGGAGTTCAACAATATCTTCTACGGGTTGAACGATAAGTTTGGAGGGCTGAATTTGGGGAATTTGTTCGGAGAAAATCGTAGAAAACACAAGTTTAAGTTCAAACGACGGAAACCTGGACAACCTTGCATTCCTTATGATGTGTTCAACCGACTACGAAACGGGAGAGACGCTAACGGGAATCGCATCGAACCGAAAACGCTGTATCCTCCGTTGAGTTTAGTTCTTGCGGACGTTAACTACTACAGTCCACAGAACCACTACAACGGACATGGGGGAGCCTCGGATACGGGAAGTGGAGCAACGTTCAACAACCACTACTACGACGCTGTTGGTGGTTATCCCTGTGTCGGAGTTAACTTTGGCCACAAACCGCATCGGCCATTGCGACCTCACGGTGGCCCTCTAGGGTTTTTCGGTCAGGGCGGCCTTTTCGATTGGACGACCTCCAATGATGCCGTCCAGAGTGACACCGGAGAAGACGACGGCACAACAACCGGCGGCTCCGGAACTAAACCGCAAGTGGTGTTCAACCTGAACGATGCCATCGATACAGTG gcaACCAATTGGAAACCAGGCCAGGGATTTCAGTCGATGATGCAGGTGCTGGCTGAGTTCATAACGTCGGTCGCTGGGGGTGCTCCGGTTGCAGCCGGGGATGTTGTTGGTGATGCTGTTGACACAGTGAGGAAAGTGAACAAGGAGTTTACTAGTTTGTTTACCGGTTAG